In Natronococcus occultus SP4, the following proteins share a genomic window:
- a CDS encoding helix-turn-helix domain-containing protein yields the protein MGGRGPKQELAEKIAGEITLSDDPGATLRKWRTDFGVSQTDLANELEVSSSVISDYESGRRESPGIGVIGRLVEGLLTIDERRGGDRIRQYGRVLSAGFESDVVYDLREYATSKPLIQLYDEIGATEVAVGNTDRVSGHTVIDSIGAITRLSSEEFFRLYGQSTNRVLVFTGVTRGEAVAVALRVVNPTPNAVVLHGIEEDDLWEHAADLARIDGYSLAVTTEPLEDVLDHLVTLE from the coding sequence ATGGGCGGCCGTGGACCCAAGCAGGAACTCGCCGAGAAGATCGCGGGAGAGATCACGCTGAGCGACGATCCGGGGGCAACGTTGCGCAAGTGGCGAACCGACTTCGGCGTCTCCCAGACCGACCTGGCAAACGAGCTCGAGGTGTCCTCGTCGGTGATCTCGGACTACGAGAGCGGGCGCCGGGAGAGCCCCGGGATCGGCGTCATCGGGCGGCTCGTCGAGGGGCTGCTCACGATCGACGAACGGCGCGGCGGCGACCGCATCCGCCAGTACGGCCGCGTCCTCTCGGCGGGCTTCGAGAGCGACGTCGTCTACGACCTGCGCGAGTACGCGACCTCGAAGCCGCTGATCCAGCTGTACGACGAGATCGGCGCGACCGAGGTCGCCGTCGGCAACACGGACCGGGTCAGCGGCCACACCGTCATCGACAGCATCGGCGCGATCACCCGCCTCTCGAGCGAGGAGTTCTTCCGGCTGTACGGCCAGAGCACGAACCGCGTGCTGGTCTTTACCGGCGTCACCCGGGGCGAGGCCGTCGCGGTCGCGCTGCGGGTCGTCAACCCGACCCCCAACGCCGTCGTCCTCCACGGAATCGAGGAGGACGACCTCTGGGAACACGCCGCCGACCTCGCCCGAATCGACGGCTACTCGCTGGCCGTGACGACCGAACCGCTCGAGGACGTCCTCGATCACCTCGTCACGCTCGAGTGA
- a CDS encoding TatD family hydrolase: MIDDDRPVLDNHLHLDPDNNRGIDAVRDFVRVGGTHMLVVNKPSWHLGVEADAGEDFRPVFERTLEIVADATAELPGRAWPVLGIHPGLISRLVDERGYTPEQAREIMQGGIDVAAEYVESGDALALKSGRPHYEVDDDVWASSNAVMRRAFEYGAELDCAVQLHAEGSEDLTEVTEWAEEAGLPAHRVVKHYAGGRLAGPIPSVICDKDELERASERGEPFLMETDYIDDPDRPGAVMGPKTVPRRVAWLLENGHEDAVRNAHVETPEYVYGIDTESTLESA; the protein is encoded by the coding sequence ATGATCGACGACGATCGGCCGGTGCTGGACAACCACCTCCACCTCGATCCGGACAACAACCGCGGGATCGACGCCGTGCGCGATTTCGTCCGCGTCGGCGGCACCCACATGCTCGTGGTGAACAAACCCTCCTGGCACCTCGGCGTCGAGGCCGACGCGGGCGAGGACTTCCGTCCCGTCTTCGAGCGGACCCTCGAGATCGTCGCGGACGCCACGGCGGAGCTCCCGGGACGGGCCTGGCCCGTTCTGGGGATCCACCCGGGGCTGATCTCGCGGCTCGTCGACGAACGGGGCTACACGCCCGAGCAGGCCCGCGAGATCATGCAGGGCGGGATCGACGTCGCCGCGGAGTACGTCGAGTCGGGCGACGCGCTGGCGCTGAAGTCGGGTCGACCCCACTACGAGGTCGACGACGACGTCTGGGCGTCCTCGAACGCGGTCATGCGTCGGGCCTTCGAGTACGGTGCCGAACTCGACTGTGCCGTCCAGCTCCACGCCGAAGGAAGCGAGGACCTCACCGAAGTCACCGAGTGGGCCGAGGAAGCCGGCCTCCCCGCTCACAGGGTGGTCAAACACTACGCGGGCGGGCGTCTCGCGGGACCGATTCCGAGCGTCATCTGTGACAAGGACGAACTCGAGCGAGCGAGCGAGCGCGGCGAGCCGTTCCTGATGGAGACCGATTACATCGACGATCCGGACCGGCCCGGCGCCGTGATGGGGCCAAAGACGGTCCCCCGTCGGGTCGCCTGGCTGCTCGAGAACGGCCACGAGGACGCGGTCCGGAACGCCCACGTCGAGACCCCGGAGTACGTCTACGGGATCGACACCGAATCGACGCTCGAGAGCGCCTGA
- a CDS encoding DUF2150 family protein codes for MSNPPTEYYSAERWQNWIDRIKDEEIDPEDEDSARLLLNLQDDTAIAIAKIVSDYDDGELDEEETLSEIEDVREVVLGEVDIEDEEKLILVDGVQTSLVCVFFAAEEYVANGPAEEGDVADYLDAAANAEAEEDLDAALGYAAQAGTLIIDGEELDMSVAEELEYGLVTEWINGLDSLQSAMSDPEVVEEDED; via the coding sequence ATGAGCAATCCCCCCACCGAGTACTACTCGGCGGAACGCTGGCAGAACTGGATCGATCGCATCAAAGACGAGGAGATCGATCCGGAGGACGAGGACTCGGCACGACTGCTGCTCAATCTGCAGGACGATACCGCGATCGCGATCGCGAAGATCGTCTCCGATTACGACGACGGCGAACTCGACGAGGAGGAGACTCTCTCCGAGATCGAGGACGTCCGCGAGGTCGTCCTCGGCGAGGTCGACATCGAGGACGAGGAGAAGCTGATCCTCGTCGACGGCGTCCAGACGAGTCTCGTCTGTGTCTTCTTTGCCGCCGAGGAGTACGTCGCCAATGGCCCCGCCGAGGAGGGGGACGTCGCCGACTACCTCGACGCGGCCGCAAACGCCGAGGCCGAGGAGGATCTCGACGCGGCGCTGGGGTACGCCGCCCAGGCCGGGACACTGATCATCGACGGCGAGGAGCTGGATATGAGCGTCGCCGAGGAGCTCGAGTACGGCCTGGTCACCGAGTGGATCAACGGCCTCGACAGCCTCCAGAGCGCGATGAGCGATCCGGAGGTCGTCGAGGAAGACGAAGACTGA
- a CDS encoding NYN domain-containing protein → MFDRLRARFDVGDDRPTVGLFVDGPNVLRDEFDVDLDDLRTAAEDLGRVGVLRLYLDEHATPGLIQAAEARGFEVIVTSGDVDVKLAVDATALAGEDAIDRLAIASRDTDFKPVLEHAGRTGLETIAIAPGSYGRSDALRNAADEAVTLDE, encoded by the coding sequence ATGTTCGACCGCCTCCGCGCCCGATTCGACGTCGGGGACGACCGTCCGACGGTCGGCCTCTTCGTCGACGGGCCGAACGTCCTTCGCGACGAGTTCGACGTGGATTTAGACGACCTGCGGACCGCCGCCGAGGACCTCGGCAGGGTCGGCGTCCTCAGACTCTACCTCGACGAGCACGCCACGCCCGGGCTCATCCAGGCCGCGGAGGCCCGCGGCTTCGAGGTGATCGTCACCAGCGGCGACGTCGACGTCAAGCTCGCCGTCGACGCGACCGCACTGGCCGGCGAGGACGCGATCGATCGGCTGGCGATCGCCTCGCGGGATACGGACTTCAAGCCCGTCCTCGAGCACGCTGGCCGAACCGGTCTCGAGACGATCGCGATCGCGCCGGGCAGCTACGGTCGTTCGGACGCGTTGCGAAACGCCGCCGACGAGGCGGTGACCCTCGACGAGTAG
- a CDS encoding heavy metal translocating P-type ATPase: MTDHTHEPGCTLCELPVEGSDVTDDNGNRFCCVGCRDVYDALGDVEDVAPEDVRRQRADDESRAVPDDHESTYLEVDGMHCATCEAFIESAALRTEGVSNADSSYVTDTVRIDHDPDAVSQPDLREAISGLGYSAYDREDAFMRRKADNWMMGRIIVGVLMGMMVMMQYLLIIYPTYFGGLFYDQRTYEFFSQALASDLATPFYLMIGALTTIVLGVTGKPILQGAYVATKTRSPNMDLLVTIAAVSAYLYSTLSIAVGGDHIYYDVTVAIIVIVSVGNYYESTIKDRATERLSDLTAVQIDEARRVRPGGNHEDVAVGDLEPDDRVLVRAGERIPVDGEVVDGEVAVDEAVVTGESLPVGKTPGDPVVGGSLVTDGAVTIRVGEDATSSLDRVTELVWDLQSSSHGIQKLADKLATIFVPLVLVLSVVVTSVYLLTGAGVAGALLVGLTVLIVSCPCALGLATPLAVAAGIRDALERSIVVFDDTVFERIRDADTVVFDKTGTLTTGEMTVVETDLPADVLERAARLEGRSAHPIGQAIAAERPVADGGAVEPAAAADASAGEEPTADGIEEFESYRNGVAGTVDGEDVLVGHPDLFREQGWTMPDELADRIAGRRETGRVPVAVGRDGVAEGMIVVGDELRDGWSETLASIAETGTDVVVLTGDDARAAERFRAEPSVDRVFAGVPPEGKAETVERLKRTGRTVMVGDGTNDAPALAAADLGIALGGGTAMAADAADVALVDDEIDSVDTVFELARAADRRVKGNIGWAFCYNGIAIPLAVTGLLNPLFAALAMGASSLLVVTNSSRSLLED; this comes from the coding sequence ATGACAGACCACACTCACGAACCCGGCTGCACGCTGTGTGAGCTCCCCGTCGAGGGCAGCGACGTCACCGACGACAACGGGAACCGCTTTTGCTGTGTCGGCTGTCGGGACGTCTACGACGCCTTAGGTGACGTCGAGGACGTCGCCCCCGAGGACGTCCGTCGCCAGCGAGCCGATGACGAGAGTCGGGCGGTGCCCGACGATCACGAGTCGACCTACCTCGAGGTCGACGGGATGCACTGTGCGACCTGCGAGGCCTTCATCGAGTCGGCGGCGCTGCGAACAGAGGGGGTTAGCAACGCCGACTCGAGCTACGTCACCGACACGGTCCGGATCGACCACGATCCCGACGCCGTCTCACAGCCTGATCTCCGGGAGGCGATCAGCGGCCTGGGCTACAGCGCCTACGACCGCGAGGACGCGTTCATGCGACGGAAAGCCGACAACTGGATGATGGGCCGGATCATCGTCGGCGTCCTCATGGGGATGATGGTGATGATGCAGTACCTGCTGATCATCTACCCCACCTACTTCGGCGGGCTGTTCTACGACCAGCGGACCTACGAGTTCTTCAGCCAGGCGCTGGCGAGTGACCTCGCGACGCCGTTTTACCTGATGATCGGCGCGCTGACGACGATCGTGCTGGGCGTGACCGGCAAGCCGATCCTGCAGGGCGCCTACGTCGCCACGAAGACCCGGTCGCCGAACATGGATCTGCTGGTGACGATCGCGGCCGTCAGCGCCTACCTCTACAGCACGCTGTCGATCGCGGTCGGGGGCGACCACATCTACTACGACGTCACCGTCGCGATCATCGTCATCGTCTCGGTGGGCAACTACTACGAGTCGACGATCAAGGACAGGGCCACCGAACGGCTCTCGGATCTCACCGCGGTCCAGATCGACGAGGCCCGCCGTGTCCGGCCCGGCGGGAACCACGAGGACGTCGCCGTCGGCGACCTCGAACCCGACGACCGGGTGCTGGTGCGGGCGGGCGAACGGATCCCCGTCGACGGCGAGGTCGTCGACGGCGAGGTCGCGGTCGACGAGGCCGTCGTCACCGGCGAGTCCCTCCCGGTCGGCAAGACGCCGGGCGATCCGGTCGTCGGCGGCTCGCTCGTTACCGACGGCGCCGTCACGATCCGTGTCGGCGAGGACGCCACCAGCAGCCTCGACCGGGTGACCGAACTGGTCTGGGACCTCCAGAGCTCGAGCCACGGGATCCAGAAGCTCGCGGACAAGCTGGCGACGATCTTCGTCCCCCTCGTTCTCGTGCTGTCGGTCGTCGTCACGAGCGTCTACCTGCTGACCGGAGCCGGCGTCGCCGGCGCCCTGCTGGTCGGGCTCACCGTGTTGATCGTCTCCTGTCCCTGCGCGCTCGGGCTGGCGACCCCGCTTGCCGTCGCCGCGGGGATCCGGGACGCCCTGGAGCGATCGATCGTCGTCTTCGACGACACCGTCTTCGAGCGCATCCGCGACGCCGACACCGTCGTCTTTGACAAGACGGGAACGCTGACCACCGGGGAGATGACCGTCGTCGAGACCGATCTCCCGGCGGACGTCCTCGAACGGGCAGCCCGGCTCGAGGGACGCTCGGCTCACCCCATCGGACAGGCGATCGCGGCCGAGCGCCCGGTCGCCGACGGCGGGGCCGTCGAGCCCGCCGCCGCGGCCGACGCAAGCGCTGGCGAGGAGCCGACCGCGGACGGCATCGAGGAGTTCGAGAGCTACCGCAACGGCGTCGCGGGCACCGTCGACGGCGAGGACGTCCTCGTCGGCCACCCCGATCTGTTCCGGGAGCAGGGCTGGACGATGCCCGACGAGCTCGCCGACCGAATCGCCGGGCGCCGCGAGACGGGTCGCGTGCCGGTCGCGGTCGGCCGCGATGGGGTCGCGGAGGGGATGATCGTCGTCGGCGACGAACTCCGGGACGGGTGGTCGGAGACCCTGGCGTCGATCGCCGAGACGGGCACCGATGTCGTCGTTCTCACGGGCGACGACGCCCGCGCGGCCGAGCGGTTCCGCGCGGAGCCGTCGGTCGATCGGGTATTCGCAGGTGTTCCGCCCGAGGGCAAGGCCGAGACCGTCGAACGGCTCAAGCGGACCGGTCGCACGGTCATGGTCGGCGACGGCACCAACGACGCGCCGGCGCTGGCCGCAGCCGACCTGGGGATCGCGCTGGGCGGTGGCACCGCGATGGCCGCAGACGCCGCGGACGTGGCGCTGGTCGACGACGAGATCGATTCGGTCGACACCGTCTTCGAACTCGCCCGGGCTGCCGACCGTCGGGTCAAGGGCAACATCGGCTGGGCGTTCTGTTACAACGGGATCGCGATCCCGCTTGCCGTGACGGGACTGCTCAACCCGCTGTTTGCCGCCCTCGCGATGGGCGCGAGCAGCCTGCTGGTCGTCACCAACTCCTCGCGGTCGCTGCTCGAGGATTGA
- a CDS encoding competence/damage-inducible protein A, with product MNVAIVTVGDELLAGTTTNTNAAWLAEQLTDRGATVERILTIPDDRELIAATVADWSEDFDAVIVTGGLGGTPDDVTIEAVAAGLGREMVVREEIYDSLTEKARRFREENPDLVAEYDLEIDLEDAASLPAGARPIVVEEAWAPGCVVGNVSVFAGIPEEMRAMFREVANEFAGDVDSRTLYTPAPEGSLTAVLEDVTDEFDVAVGSYPRGEDRPGRIRLAGGDPDVLEAATNWIDERIETVEAPAESTD from the coding sequence ATGAACGTCGCGATCGTCACCGTCGGCGACGAGCTGCTGGCGGGGACGACCACCAACACCAACGCCGCGTGGTTAGCCGAGCAGCTCACCGACCGGGGCGCGACCGTCGAGCGCATTCTGACGATTCCCGACGACCGCGAGCTCATCGCCGCCACCGTCGCCGACTGGAGCGAGGACTTCGACGCCGTGATCGTCACCGGTGGACTCGGCGGGACGCCCGACGACGTCACGATCGAGGCCGTCGCCGCGGGGCTGGGTCGCGAGATGGTCGTCCGCGAGGAGATCTACGACAGCCTGACCGAGAAGGCCCGGCGGTTCCGCGAGGAGAATCCGGATCTCGTCGCGGAGTACGACCTCGAGATCGACCTCGAGGACGCGGCGTCGCTCCCGGCGGGGGCGCGACCGATCGTCGTCGAGGAGGCCTGGGCGCCGGGCTGTGTCGTCGGGAACGTCTCGGTCTTCGCGGGGATCCCCGAGGAGATGCGAGCGATGTTTCGCGAGGTCGCCAACGAGTTCGCCGGCGACGTCGACTCGCGGACGCTGTACACCCCCGCACCGGAGGGGTCGCTGACGGCCGTCCTCGAGGACGTCACCGACGAGTTCGACGTCGCCGTCGGGAGCTACCCCCGCGGCGAGGATCGCCCGGGTCGGATCCGGCTCGCTGGCGGGGATCCCGACGTCCTCGAGGCCGCCACGAACTGGATCGACGAGCGCATCGAGACGGTCGAAGCGCCGGCGGAGTCGACCGACTGA
- a CDS encoding sulfite exporter TauE/SafE family protein, translating to MDPFTLLGVDVVLFLVIGLLAGAHCIGMCGPLVTVYAGRMDDGEPSGKRGSHLSTYEVRQHALFNLGRTASYTLLGALFGALGGLLFVTTDSLTPIVEPIRGGVGLLVGGFVIATGIYYLLGRTTGGIHLPGLERLTGWLLTRVDGLANGPGIVGLGALHGLLPCPILYPAFLYAFATGSPAGGALALAALGLGTVPAVFLYGTVVESVDVVHRQRVHRLLGVAFVVLGYVLFAHGLMSVGVHVPHPELPFYDGIDAPGVDTHDHH from the coding sequence ATGGACCCGTTCACACTCCTTGGCGTCGATGTCGTCCTCTTTCTGGTCATCGGCCTGCTGGCCGGTGCCCACTGTATCGGGATGTGTGGGCCGCTCGTTACCGTCTACGCGGGTCGGATGGACGACGGCGAGCCGTCCGGGAAACGGGGATCGCACCTGTCGACCTACGAAGTGCGCCAGCACGCGCTGTTCAATCTCGGGCGAACCGCCAGCTACACGCTGCTCGGCGCCTTATTCGGCGCGCTCGGAGGGCTCCTGTTCGTCACGACCGACTCGCTGACGCCGATCGTCGAGCCGATCCGGGGCGGCGTCGGCCTGCTCGTCGGCGGGTTCGTCATCGCCACCGGAATCTACTACCTGCTCGGACGGACGACTGGCGGGATCCACCTGCCCGGTCTCGAGCGCCTGACGGGCTGGCTGCTGACCCGCGTCGACGGGCTGGCGAACGGCCCCGGAATCGTCGGACTGGGTGCGCTCCACGGGCTGCTCCCGTGTCCGATCCTCTATCCGGCCTTCCTCTATGCGTTCGCGACCGGGTCGCCGGCCGGCGGCGCGCTCGCGCTGGCAGCACTCGGGCTCGGGACCGTTCCAGCGGTGTTTCTCTACGGCACCGTCGTCGAGTCGGTCGATGTCGTCCACCGCCAGCGGGTCCACCGCCTGCTCGGCGTCGCGTTCGTCGTACTGGGCTATGTCCTCTTTGCCCACGGGCTGATGAGCGTCGGCGTCCACGTCCCCCACCCCGAGCTCCCGTTCTACGACGGGATCGACGCGCCGGGGGTCGACACCCACGATCACCACTGA
- the gcvH gene encoding glycine cleavage system protein GcvH, whose translation MSFDVPDDRRYRESHEWALQTDDGIRVGITDFAQDELGDVVFVELPDEGESVAQEEEFGVIESIKAVSDLYAPVGGEVLSVNEALFDSPELVNEDPFGEGWMLEIEGADEAELDELLSADEYEDQIA comes from the coding sequence ATGAGCTTCGACGTTCCAGACGACCGACGGTACCGCGAATCGCACGAATGGGCGCTCCAGACCGACGACGGAATCCGCGTCGGCATTACCGACTTCGCACAGGACGAACTGGGCGACGTCGTCTTCGTCGAACTCCCCGACGAGGGCGAGTCGGTCGCCCAGGAGGAGGAGTTCGGCGTCATCGAGTCGATCAAGGCCGTCTCCGACCTGTACGCTCCGGTCGGCGGCGAGGTGCTTTCGGTCAACGAGGCGCTGTTCGACTCGCCGGAGCTCGTCAACGAGGACCCGTTCGGCGAGGGCTGGATGCTCGAGATCGAGGGCGCCGACGAGGCCGAGCTCGACGAGCTGCTGTCGGCCGACGAGTACGAGGACCAGATCGCCTGA
- a CDS encoding HalOD1 output domain-containing protein, which produces MSTTPRDVLVGDAPDIGHVIVTELAERTDADPTTLPPLHETIDLQAVSDLFRGDRSGRVRFEYAGHEVTTDGTERGRIDDLERERPRSRTDSTARIGTREPAESGFRLRCAVCGWNATADDSGPEDASRRAIEHFVETEHSPIRRIGSVDG; this is translated from the coding sequence ATGAGTACGACCCCTCGCGACGTCCTCGTCGGGGACGCTCCCGATATCGGCCACGTGATCGTGACCGAACTCGCCGAGCGGACCGACGCGGATCCGACGACGCTGCCCCCGCTGCACGAAACGATCGACCTGCAGGCAGTGAGCGATCTGTTCCGGGGCGACCGATCCGGCCGCGTTCGCTTCGAGTACGCCGGCCACGAGGTGACGACCGACGGAACCGAACGCGGCCGGATCGACGACCTGGAGCGTGAGCGTCCTCGTTCGAGAACCGACTCGACCGCCCGGATCGGAACGCGGGAACCGGCGGAGTCCGGGTTCCGCCTTCGCTGTGCAGTCTGTGGCTGGAACGCCACCGCCGACGACTCCGGACCCGAGGACGCGAGTCGCCGGGCGATCGAGCACTTCGTCGAGACGGAGCACTCGCCGATTCGGCGGATCGGGTCCGTCGACGGGTAG
- the gcvT gene encoding glycine cleavage system aminomethyltransferase GcvT yields MPLQTPPLRGIHAERGAKFTEFGGWDMPVEFDSIQTEHRAVREDVGIFDVSHMGQIHVTGPDATTLMQRLTTNDVSRLSVGDAQYAAITDDDGAIIDDTVVYRLPDEDGDATYLFVPNAGTDEATHERWIGYRNELELEATVDNQTDEYAMFALQGPEAAELLAETAEDAPTDLEQFEATYATVEGVECWTARTGYTGEDGFELVVPAGEAERVWSALDCQPCGLGARDTLRIEAGLLLAGQEFDIESNPRTPYEAGIGFAVDLDTEFVGRDALAAAKDDIEEQLVGFQLIDRGVPRHGYDITNTEGRVVGEVTSGTMSPTLEQPIGLGYVPIEYADPGTTLQVVVRGRSKKARVETTPFIDTA; encoded by the coding sequence ATGCCGCTTCAGACGCCGCCGTTACGTGGGATCCACGCCGAGCGTGGTGCGAAGTTTACGGAGTTCGGTGGCTGGGATATGCCCGTGGAGTTCGACTCGATCCAGACGGAACACCGGGCCGTCCGCGAGGACGTCGGGATCTTCGACGTCTCCCACATGGGACAGATCCACGTTACCGGGCCCGACGCCACGACGCTGATGCAGCGGCTCACGACCAACGACGTGAGTCGTCTCTCGGTCGGCGACGCCCAGTACGCAGCGATCACGGACGACGACGGCGCGATCATCGACGACACCGTCGTCTACCGGCTGCCCGACGAGGACGGAGACGCGACCTACCTCTTCGTTCCCAACGCGGGCACCGACGAGGCGACCCACGAGCGCTGGATCGGCTACCGCAACGAGCTCGAGCTCGAGGCGACCGTCGACAATCAGACCGACGAGTACGCGATGTTCGCCCTCCAGGGGCCGGAGGCCGCGGAGCTGCTCGCGGAGACCGCCGAGGACGCACCGACCGATCTCGAGCAGTTCGAGGCGACGTACGCGACCGTCGAGGGCGTCGAGTGCTGGACCGCTCGCACCGGGTACACCGGCGAGGACGGGTTCGAGCTCGTCGTCCCCGCCGGTGAGGCCGAGCGGGTCTGGTCGGCGCTTGACTGCCAGCCCTGCGGGCTGGGCGCTCGCGACACGCTCCGGATCGAGGCCGGCCTGTTGCTCGCGGGCCAGGAGTTCGACATCGAGTCGAACCCCCGGACCCCCTACGAGGCGGGGATCGGCTTCGCGGTCGACCTCGACACCGAGTTCGTCGGCCGGGACGCCCTGGCCGCGGCGAAAGACGACATCGAGGAACAGCTCGTCGGCTTCCAGCTGATCGATCGAGGGGTTCCGCGGCACGGCTACGACATCACGAACACCGAGGGCCGGGTCGTCGGCGAGGTCACGAGCGGCACGATGAGCCCGACCCTCGAACAGCCGATCGGACTCGGCTACGTCCCGATCGAGTACGCCGACCCGGGGACGACGCTGCAGGTAGTCGTCCGCGGCCGATCGAAGAAAGCAAGAGTTGAGACCACGCCGTTTATCGACACAGCATAA
- the hmgB gene encoding hydroxymethylglutaryl-CoA synthase: MTTVGIDAVEIWTGNLKLDLPGTFAPQKGEAPEKYTKGLGLNASSFPDSYEDIVTMAANAAYRLMDRKGLDPDDVGRIDVATESAFDNSKPVSTYVAGCLEQVYDGDFHHANKGERKFACIAGTQSLDDAYNWIRAGRNRGRGALVIATDTALYARGDAGEATQGAGAVAMYIAEDPDLIELSPEQGYGSADETDFLKPNQQFPSVDGKRSVKVYLARMREALQDFETVAGDVHPDDVAFIPFHTPFPGMVRKAGLLGYRYITRDTAIEEELAAEIGRQPRAEAFDTEEEYHEARREYTDALKETDRYQEWYAETIDPTLTISREVGNWYTGSVHIARISALKQALENGRDMTDQTLLVGSYGSGAQAEIHAETVRDGWAEEIEALNVDEQLAERYDLSWEDYEEVHDAHNHEMDVDVEEFTTPEEEFVFDGWGRMGERKYRYVE; the protein is encoded by the coding sequence ATGACCACAGTCGGTATCGACGCCGTCGAGATCTGGACCGGGAACCTCAAGCTCGATCTACCCGGGACGTTCGCCCCCCAGAAGGGCGAGGCTCCGGAGAAGTACACGAAGGGGCTGGGGCTCAACGCCAGTTCGTTCCCCGACAGCTACGAGGACATCGTCACGATGGCGGCAAACGCCGCCTATCGACTGATGGACCGGAAGGGGCTCGATCCCGACGACGTCGGTCGAATCGACGTCGCAACCGAGAGCGCCTTCGACAACTCGAAGCCGGTTTCGACGTACGTCGCGGGCTGTCTCGAGCAGGTGTACGACGGCGATTTCCACCACGCCAACAAGGGCGAACGGAAGTTCGCCTGCATCGCCGGCACCCAGAGTCTCGACGACGCCTACAACTGGATCCGCGCGGGCCGCAACCGGGGCCGGGGCGCGCTGGTGATCGCGACCGACACCGCCCTCTACGCTCGCGGTGACGCGGGCGAGGCGACCCAGGGTGCGGGCGCCGTCGCGATGTACATCGCCGAGGACCCGGACCTCATCGAACTCTCGCCCGAGCAGGGGTACGGCTCGGCCGACGAGACGGACTTCCTCAAACCGAACCAGCAATTCCCCTCGGTCGACGGGAAGCGATCGGTCAAGGTCTACCTCGCCCGGATGCGCGAGGCCCTGCAGGACTTCGAGACCGTCGCGGGCGACGTCCACCCCGACGACGTCGCCTTCATCCCGTTCCACACGCCGTTCCCGGGGATGGTCCGCAAGGCGGGTCTGCTCGGCTACCGCTACATCACGCGGGATACGGCCATCGAAGAGGAGCTCGCCGCGGAGATCGGTCGCCAGCCACGGGCGGAGGCGTTCGACACCGAAGAGGAGTACCACGAAGCGCGCCGCGAGTACACGGACGCGCTCAAGGAAACTGACCGCTACCAGGAGTGGTACGCCGAGACGATCGACCCGACGCTAACGATCTCCCGGGAGGTCGGCAACTGGTACACCGGCTCGGTCCACATCGCCCGCATCAGCGCGCTGAAGCAGGCCCTCGAGAACGGCCGCGACATGACCGACCAGACGCTGCTGGTGGGCTCCTACGGCAGCGGCGCCCAGGCCGAGATCCACGCCGAGACGGTCCGGGACGGCTGGGCCGAGGAGATCGAGGCGCTGAACGTCGACGAACAGCTTGCCGAGCGCTACGACCTGAGCTGGGAGGACTACGAGGAGGTCCACGACGCACACAACCACGAGATGGACGTCGACGTCGAGGAGTTCACCACCCCGGAGGAGGAGTTCGTCTTCGACGGCTGGGGCCGCATGGGCGAGCGCAAGTACCGCTACGTGGAGTAG
- a CDS encoding helix-turn-helix domain-containing protein has translation MLIATFRLELDALALAETFERHPERVATHDTDWTMPCLWAANADFEALDGTLANDPTVDSIVETVRFDDEKDYHSDWSDDIQERIDAYVDHEGSLLSAAATADGWRVRFRFVARDQFDAFREVLTEERYSFRLLELVQPDEPRHSIGVLTPIQREALRAAREHGYYSVPREISTRELAAELDMSHQNLSEVLRRATENPVEATLQPTTSD, from the coding sequence ATGCTCATCGCGACGTTCCGACTGGAGCTCGACGCGCTCGCGCTCGCGGAGACGTTCGAACGCCATCCCGAACGCGTCGCCACTCACGACACCGACTGGACGATGCCCTGTCTCTGGGCAGCGAACGCCGACTTCGAGGCGCTCGACGGGACGCTCGCGAACGACCCGACTGTCGATTCCATCGTCGAAACCGTGAGATTCGACGACGAGAAGGACTACCATAGCGACTGGAGCGACGACATCCAGGAGCGAATCGACGCGTACGTCGACCACGAGGGATCGCTGTTGAGCGCGGCGGCGACGGCGGACGGCTGGCGGGTCCGGTTCCGGTTCGTAGCCCGCGACCAGTTCGACGCGTTCCGCGAAGTACTGACCGAGGAGAGGTACTCGTTTCGGCTGCTGGAGCTCGTCCAACCGGACGAACCGCGCCACTCGATCGGGGTCCTCACCCCGATTCAGCGGGAGGCCCTTCGCGCCGCCCGGGAGCACGGCTACTACAGCGTCCCCCGCGAGATTTCGACGCGCGAGCTCGCCGCGGAACTCGACATGTCCCACCAGAACCTCTCGGAAGTGCTCCGGCGAGCGACGGAGAACCCCGTCGAGGCGACGCTACAGCCGACGACCTCTGACTGA